The following proteins are co-located in the Shouchella hunanensis genome:
- the hpf gene encoding ribosome hibernation-promoting factor, HPF/YfiA family, with translation MHYNIRGENIEVTPAIREYVEKKVGKLERYFDTTPVADVNVKLQLINSSESSIEVTIPMPRLLLRGEETNADMYAAIDVVVEKLERQIRKHKTKVNRKFRQEGSLKHMFKNELEPLREEIIEEEYEEDDLQVVRTKRFNLKPMDAEEAILQMDLLGHNFFVFSDADSGSTNVVYRRKDGKYGLIESEA, from the coding sequence ATGCATTATAATATTCGTGGTGAGAACATTGAAGTAACACCAGCAATTAGGGAGTATGTAGAGAAGAAAGTCGGTAAGCTTGAACGCTATTTCGACACAACTCCTGTGGCTGATGTAAATGTAAAGCTACAGCTTATTAATAGTAGCGAATCAAGTATAGAGGTTACGATTCCGATGCCTAGGCTATTATTAAGAGGCGAGGAAACAAATGCGGATATGTATGCAGCAATCGACGTAGTCGTCGAAAAGTTGGAACGCCAAATTCGAAAGCACAAAACAAAGGTAAATCGTAAGTTCAGACAAGAGGGTAGCCTCAAGCATATGTTCAAAAATGAACTAGAGCCACTTCGTGAGGAGATCATTGAAGAAGAGTATGAAGAAGATGATCTGCAGGTTGTTCGAACGAAGCGCTTTAACTTAAAGCCGATGGATGCTGAAGAAGCTATCTTACAGATGGATCTGCTAGGACATAATTTCTTCGTCTTCTCAGATGCTGATAGCGGCAGCACGAACGTTGTTTACCGTCGAAAAGACGGCAAATACGGTTTAATTGAATCTGAAGCATAA
- the ftsE gene encoding cell division ATP-binding protein FtsE has translation MIKLNDVWKVYPNSVKAINGMSIEFNKGEFVYIVGPSGAGKSTFIRLLYREEKASKGEIYIDNVNLSQLKQKEVPHLRRRVGVVFQDFKLLQSLTVYENIAFALEVIEEDPSKIKQKVMDVLDLVKIKSKAKFYPSELSGGEQQRVAIARAVVNRPDILIADEPTGNLDPDTAWSIMDILENVNALGTTVIMATHNKEIVNTLKRRVIAIEAGRVVRDEARGNYGYEV, from the coding sequence TTGATTAAGTTAAACGATGTTTGGAAAGTGTATCCAAATAGCGTTAAAGCGATAAATGGTATGTCAATTGAGTTTAATAAGGGCGAATTTGTTTACATTGTTGGGCCAAGTGGAGCCGGTAAGTCCACATTTATACGATTGTTATACCGAGAAGAGAAGGCATCTAAGGGTGAGATTTACATTGATAATGTGAACCTATCTCAATTAAAGCAAAAAGAAGTTCCTCATCTAAGAAGGCGAGTCGGGGTGGTTTTCCAAGACTTCAAACTTCTACAATCGTTGACAGTCTATGAGAATATTGCTTTTGCCTTAGAAGTTATTGAAGAAGACCCATCAAAGATTAAGCAAAAAGTAATGGATGTACTAGACTTAGTAAAAATAAAAAGTAAAGCTAAATTTTATCCAAGTGAGCTTTCAGGAGGAGAGCAACAACGCGTTGCCATTGCGCGAGCCGTTGTGAATCGTCCTGACATCTTAATTGCAGATGAACCGACTGGTAACCTTGATCCTGATACAGCGTGGAGCATTATGGACATTCTTGAAAATGTCAATGCGCTAGGAACGACCGTTATTATGGCCACTCATAATAAAGAAATTGTGAATACTTTGAAGCGCAGAGTCATTGCCATTGAAGCTGGCCGCGTTGTTCGAGATGAAGCTAGGGGGAATTACGGATATGAAGTTTAA
- a CDS encoding DUF6612 family protein, with product MLHRNWLYSGVTLSILLGACSIADVEQEETLILSDEIEDKEDMFVNQSQSIIKNTIDVEKELKNYQATIKIIDFISSQTKQVEKVTEGALAYQKEPEVTYTTFSRYGLDQEGNEGKVEESLSVVATDESLFSNHNGQGWEELNSDVELSSLLSLNYSPKAQLSLLQGISEFVSVREYDDLYILSIEANGDDLDDMALHMELFDQSLLGIEDIAQHESTFEVSQLDFMLFINKDSFQLEKSTTVFEFVIHAPDEEYAVRKNVTVTRPSVNNPEGIHYPSVH from the coding sequence ATGTTACACAGAAACTGGCTCTATTCAGGTGTGACCTTATCAATCCTTCTTGGAGCATGTTCTATAGCGGATGTTGAACAAGAGGAGACACTCATTTTATCTGATGAGATTGAAGATAAAGAGGATATGTTCGTTAATCAAAGTCAGTCGATTATTAAAAACACGATTGACGTAGAAAAAGAACTTAAAAATTATCAAGCTACTATAAAGATAATAGACTTTATTTCTTCCCAAACGAAGCAAGTAGAGAAAGTGACAGAAGGAGCATTGGCTTATCAAAAAGAACCTGAAGTCACATACACTACCTTTTCTCGTTATGGCTTAGACCAAGAGGGAAATGAAGGAAAAGTAGAGGAATCTCTTAGTGTTGTAGCTACAGATGAATCACTTTTTTCTAATCATAATGGTCAAGGCTGGGAAGAATTGAATAGCGACGTCGAGTTAAGTTCACTCTTATCTTTAAATTATTCTCCTAAAGCTCAGTTATCTCTATTACAAGGCATTTCAGAGTTTGTAAGTGTTCGTGAATACGACGATCTTTATATACTATCTATTGAAGCAAACGGTGATGATCTTGATGATATGGCTTTACATATGGAGCTGTTTGATCAATCGTTACTCGGTATTGAAGACATTGCTCAACATGAGAGCACTTTCGAAGTGTCACAGCTAGACTTTATGCTGTTTATAAATAAAGATAGCTTTCAACTCGAAAAGTCTACTACTGTATTTGAATTTGTTATACATGCTCCTGATGAAGAGTACGCCGTTCGAAAAAATGTAACGGTAACACGTCCATCTGTGAACAACCCAGAGGGAATTCACTATCCTTCTGTCCATTAA
- the prfB gene encoding peptide chain release factor 2 (programmed frameshift): MDLVEIKQELAALEKRLADFRGSLDVADKEERIAELEEKMTDPDFWNSQEEAQKVIAETNGLKEQVHTFKDMSDAYEDLEVSLELVREEGDPELANELEEGVRALIEKMNQFELQLLLSEPYDKNNAILELHPGAGGTESQDWASMLLRMYTRWADKRGYSVETLDYLPGEEAGVKSVTLLIKGHNAYGYLKAEKGVHRLVRISPFDSSGRRHTSFVSCEVMPELDDTVDIELNTEDLKIDTYRASGAGGQHINTTDSAVRITHLPTNTVVTCQSERSQIKNREQAMKMMKAKLYQLKIEEQERELAEIRGEQKDIGWGSQIRSYVFHPYSMVKDHRTNHENGNSNAVMDGELDPFIDAYLRQTIRID, translated from the exons TTGGATTTAGTAGAAATTAAGCAAGAATTAGCGGCATTAGAGAAACGATTAGCCGATTTTAGGGGGTCTCTT GACGTCGCAGATAAAGAAGAGCGGATTGCGGAGTTAGAAGAGAAGATGACAGACCCTGATTTTTGGAATAGCCAAGAAGAGGCACAGAAAGTCATTGCAGAAACGAACGGGTTGAAAGAGCAAGTGCATACCTTTAAAGATATGTCTGACGCCTACGAAGATTTAGAAGTTAGCTTAGAGCTTGTGCGAGAAGAAGGCGATCCTGAGCTAGCGAATGAATTAGAAGAAGGTGTTCGCGCATTAATCGAAAAGATGAATCAGTTTGAGCTACAGCTGCTACTAAGTGAGCCATATGATAAAAACAATGCTATTTTGGAGTTACATCCAGGAGCTGGCGGAACTGAATCGCAAGACTGGGCCTCTATGTTATTGCGGATGTATACACGTTGGGCCGATAAACGCGGGTATTCTGTTGAAACCCTCGATTATTTACCTGGTGAAGAAGCTGGTGTTAAAAGCGTAACGTTACTAATTAAAGGTCATAATGCTTACGGCTATTTAAAAGCAGAGAAAGGCGTTCACCGTCTCGTTCGTATTTCACCATTTGATTCTTCTGGAAGAAGACACACATCCTTTGTTTCGTGTGAAGTAATGCCGGAGCTGGACGATACAGTCGATATTGAGCTCAATACAGAAGATTTGAAAATTGACACATACCGTGCGAGTGGCGCCGGTGGACAGCATATTAATACGACAGATTCTGCAGTTCGTATTACGCATTTGCCAACAAATACGGTAGTGACTTGTCAAAGTGAACGTTCACAGATTAAAAACCGTGAGCAAGCCATGAAGATGATGAAAGCAAAGCTATACCAATTAAAGATTGAAGAGCAGGAACGTGAATTAGCAGAAATTCGCGGCGAGCAAAAAGATATCGGCTGGGGAAGTCAAATTCGCTCATATGTTTTTCATCCTTATTCAATGGTGAAAGATCATCGGACGAATCATGAAAATGGAAATTCGAATGCAGTAATGGATGGTGAACTTGACCCATTCATCGATGCATACTTAAGGCAAACCATTCGAATTGATTAA
- the ftsX gene encoding permease-like cell division protein FtsX, translating to MKFNAPKRHLREGFKNIGRSGWMTFASISAVTVMLVIVGFFMIVFLNGNHIASTIEENVEIRAFIERGTDEAEINELMEEVESEYDVAEVEFIDKEEGLENLIASTGGEDYWGSLRDDNPLRDALRIIATTPQFTEEIAESIGEHPYIGRVSYGEEIISDLFTITNTGRIAGAVVIGALLFTAMFLISNTIKLTILARKSEIQIMKLVGAKDSFVRWPFLIEGMLLGLLGSIIPILLISFGYTYLYNESASFLQGVPYELLAPNLLILQLSILLVVLGLGVGIWGSVMSVRKFLKV from the coding sequence ATGAAGTTTAATGCACCAAAACGCCACCTCCGTGAAGGCTTCAAAAACATTGGACGAAGTGGCTGGATGACATTTGCTTCTATTAGCGCTGTTACCGTTATGCTCGTAATCGTTGGGTTCTTTATGATTGTTTTTTTAAACGGTAATCACATTGCGTCAACGATTGAAGAAAATGTCGAGATTCGAGCTTTCATTGAACGCGGCACTGATGAAGCAGAAATAAATGAGCTTATGGAAGAAGTCGAATCAGAGTATGATGTAGCCGAAGTTGAGTTCATTGATAAAGAAGAAGGACTTGAGAATTTAATTGCGTCCACTGGTGGAGAAGACTACTGGGGAAGTTTACGGGATGACAACCCGTTGCGAGACGCACTACGCATTATTGCGACGACACCACAGTTTACAGAAGAGATTGCAGAATCGATCGGTGAACATCCTTATATTGGTCGCGTCTCATATGGAGAAGAAATCATATCCGATCTGTTTACCATTACCAATACAGGTAGAATAGCCGGAGCCGTTGTAATTGGGGCGTTATTATTCACAGCGATGTTCTTAATCTCTAATACAATTAAATTGACCATTTTAGCAAGAAAAAGTGAAATACAAATTATGAAGCTAGTAGGGGCGAAGGATAGCTTCGTTCGTTGGCCGTTTCTAATTGAAGGGATGCTACTCGGACTGTTAGGAAGCATTATTCCGATACTCCTCATTAGTTTTGGATACACGTATCTCTACAATGAGTCAGCAAGCTTTTTACAAGGTGTACCGTATGAACTATTGGCACCTAATCTATTAATCTTACAGCTTTCCATTCTATTAGTTGTTTTAGGACTTGGCGTTGGAATATGGGGAAGCGTCATGTCTGTTCGTAAATTCTTAAAAGTATAA
- a CDS encoding cold shock domain-containing protein, giving the protein MQGKVKWFNAEKGFGFIEREDGDDVFVHFSAINSDGFKTLDEGQDVEFEIVEGARGPQAANVVKL; this is encoded by the coding sequence ATGCAAGGAAAAGTTAAATGGTTTAATGCAGAAAAAGGTTTTGGTTTTATCGAGCGTGAAGACGGAGATGACGTATTCGTACATTTCTCTGCAATCAATTCTGATGGATTCAAAACTCTTGATGAAGGTCAAGATGTAGAATTCGAAATCGTTGAAGGCGCTCGCGGACCGCAAGCTGCAAACGTAGTAAAGCTTTAA
- a CDS encoding murein hydrolase activator EnvC family protein, translated as MKKRTIRATVAVTAAVALLFTGFQPAMANTEIQTKLDQVREEQVSKQESANETRSEITELESELSALSAEIEALTAKQQENEQKLKETEEELIQLGEEIKALEEEIVIIEERIEERREILQERAVATYESDGEVSYLEVLLGAQSFGDFIERLSAITTIAQSDQELLDEHIADEERLHNAKQEVEAKKAKVEENKAALVTIKNELDSQKNELNSLQDDLNEKETQLQQELNAIISDEELLKGQEHALEAELAAWEEEQKKAREEEERRKQEEKERQERQEREAKQAADAAQVETASEPTKASTPAANAPSSREASPSTSGNNSVQNAAPAANNSSSFIRPATGSVTSQYGMRGGRMHWGIDIGKNGRSGDVPIVSVLDGTVVEAGYHSGGFGNWVLVTHQMNGQQYSTVYAHLDRIDVSAGQRVGQGTQLGTMGNTGNSFGAHLHFEVHQGAFNWSRSNAVDPMNYI; from the coding sequence TTGAAAAAGCGTACAATTCGAGCGACTGTTGCAGTTACTGCGGCAGTAGCTCTCCTTTTTACAGGATTCCAGCCAGCGATGGCAAACACAGAAATTCAGACAAAATTAGATCAGGTTCGTGAAGAACAAGTATCAAAGCAAGAATCTGCAAATGAAACGCGCTCTGAGATTACCGAGCTTGAAAGCGAGCTTAGTGCACTTTCGGCAGAAATTGAAGCATTAACTGCTAAACAACAAGAAAACGAGCAAAAGTTAAAAGAAACAGAAGAAGAGCTTATTCAACTTGGGGAAGAAATTAAAGCTCTTGAAGAAGAAATTGTCATTATTGAAGAACGCATTGAAGAGCGAAGAGAGATTTTGCAGGAACGTGCAGTTGCGACGTATGAGTCCGATGGTGAAGTTAGCTATTTAGAAGTGCTTTTAGGTGCTCAAAGCTTTGGTGACTTTATTGAACGGTTAAGTGCCATTACAACGATTGCTCAAAGTGACCAAGAGTTACTAGACGAACATATTGCTGATGAAGAGCGTCTACATAACGCAAAACAAGAGGTAGAAGCGAAGAAAGCGAAAGTTGAAGAGAACAAAGCAGCTTTAGTAACAATTAAAAATGAGCTTGATTCTCAAAAGAACGAATTAAATAGTCTGCAAGATGATTTGAACGAAAAAGAAACACAGCTTCAGCAAGAGCTAAATGCGATTATTTCTGACGAAGAGTTACTTAAAGGACAAGAACATGCGCTTGAAGCAGAACTAGCAGCATGGGAAGAAGAGCAGAAAAAAGCCCGTGAAGAAGAAGAACGCCGCAAGCAAGAAGAGAAAGAAAGACAAGAACGTCAAGAGCGTGAGGCAAAACAAGCAGCTGATGCAGCACAGGTAGAGACAGCTTCAGAGCCAACGAAAGCGTCTACTCCAGCAGCAAACGCGCCAAGTAGTAGAGAAGCGTCTCCTTCAACTAGTGGAAACAATAGCGTTCAGAATGCTGCTCCAGCGGCAAATAACTCTTCATCATTTATTCGTCCAGCGACAGGTTCGGTAACATCTCAATACGGTATGCGCGGTGGAAGAATGCACTGGGGTATTGATATTGGTAAAAATGGTCGAAGTGGAGATGTGCCGATTGTTTCTGTTTTAGATGGAACGGTTGTTGAAGCTGGTTACCATAGTGGTGGCTTTGGTAACTGGGTTCTTGTTACTCATCAAATGAATGGGCAACAATACTCTACTGTGTATGCACACTTAGATCGAATTGACGTAAGTGCAGGTCAGCGTGTTGGACAAGGTACACAGCTTGGTACAATGGGGAATACAGGGAACTCATTTGGCGCTCATTTACATTTTGAAGTGCACCAAGGAGCGTTCAACTGGTCACGATCAAATGCAGTTGATCCAATGAATTATATATAA
- the fliS gene encoding flagellar export chaperone FliS — protein MLKQAAYKQQSVQTASPGELTLMLYNGCLKQLRIAENAIKDNHFQQKNEALTKAEAIIKELMITLKTDTEVGENMMRMYEYIHYQLIEANIKSDLMALQEAQGYVVEFRDTWKEVIKLDRQNRFGGVTPK, from the coding sequence ATGCTGAAGCAAGCAGCCTATAAACAGCAATCTGTACAAACAGCCTCGCCTGGCGAGTTAACACTCATGTTGTACAATGGTTGCCTTAAACAACTACGAATTGCAGAAAATGCTATTAAGGACAATCATTTTCAGCAAAAAAATGAGGCACTTACAAAAGCAGAGGCCATTATAAAAGAGTTAATGATTACGTTGAAAACGGATACCGAAGTTGGTGAAAATATGATGAGAATGTACGAATACATTCATTATCAATTAATTGAAGCCAATATAAAAAGTGACCTGATGGCCTTGCAAGAGGCACAGGGCTACGTCGTTGAATTTAGAGATACGTGGAAAGAAGTTATTAAATTGGATCGTCAGAATCGTTTTGGGGGCGTTACACCGAAATGA
- the secA gene encoding preprotein translocase subunit SecA has translation MLGLLRKVVGDPAQKQLKKNEKVIDQVEALADEMARLSDEQLRNKTQELKQQIEEGTSIDEVVVPALATVREAAKRVLNEYPYRVQLLGALALHQGNISEMKTGEGKTLVGTIACYVQALLGKGVHIVTVNNYLASRDLGNYGRVFQFLGLTVGLNENGLSREEKQKAYAADITYSTNNELGFDYLRDNMVLYKDQMVQRPLHFALIDEVDSILIDEARTPLIISGSVERKTKLYGQANTFVRVLKVDEDYTYDEKTKAVQLTDEGVNKAERAFNIDNLYDQQHVSLNHHINQSLKAHVAMHRDADYVVEDGEVVIVDQFTGRLMKGRRYSDGLHQALEAKENLQVQKESITLASITFQNYFRMYQKLAGMTGTAKTEEEEFRNIYGMDVMVIPTNKDVARDDRSDLIYKSMQAKFNAVVNEIAELHKKGQPVLVGTVNVDTSEIVSKMLTKKRIPHHVLNAKNHEREAEIIENAGHKGAVTIATNMAGRGTDIKLGPGVKDLGGLHVLGTERHESRRIDNQLRGRSGRQGDVGSSQFYLSMEDELMRRFGSDNMRNMMERLGMEEDQPIESKLVSRAVETAQKRVEGNNYDARKQILQFDDVMREQREIIYKQRMEVLESENLQSIVKNMLKATITHVVQTHTPDSLVQEEWDLTAIVTYINGQLLSEGALTEKEITGLEQEEVIELVTERVLAAYHEKESEVSPEQMREFEKVIMLRTVDRKWMNHIDQMDQLRQGIHLRAYGQNDPLREYRFEGFNMFEAMIVEIEEEVSMYVMKAEVQQNLQRQEVAQGKAVQPSVNNEQKQAKKKPVRKGEDIGRNDPCVCGSGKKYKNCCGANG, from the coding sequence ATGCTCGGTTTACTTCGAAAAGTAGTAGGCGATCCTGCTCAAAAGCAATTAAAGAAAAATGAAAAAGTTATTGATCAAGTCGAGGCGCTAGCCGATGAAATGGCAAGGCTTTCCGATGAACAATTGAGAAATAAAACGCAAGAATTAAAACAGCAAATTGAAGAAGGTACTTCAATTGATGAGGTCGTTGTACCTGCGCTCGCAACAGTAAGAGAGGCAGCTAAACGTGTATTAAATGAATATCCGTACCGTGTGCAGCTTCTTGGTGCCCTTGCCCTTCATCAAGGGAACATTTCAGAAATGAAAACAGGTGAAGGTAAAACGCTTGTAGGAACAATTGCTTGTTATGTTCAAGCGTTGCTTGGCAAGGGTGTTCATATTGTGACAGTGAATAATTACTTAGCGAGCCGTGACCTTGGCAACTATGGTCGCGTATTCCAATTTTTGGGACTAACAGTAGGGTTGAATGAAAATGGTCTCTCCAGAGAAGAAAAGCAAAAGGCGTATGCTGCTGATATTACGTATAGTACAAATAACGAGCTAGGGTTCGATTACCTTCGCGATAATATGGTTCTATATAAAGATCAAATGGTTCAACGTCCGCTTCACTTTGCCCTTATTGATGAAGTGGATTCCATTTTAATTGATGAAGCGCGGACACCGCTTATTATTTCTGGTTCGGTTGAACGGAAAACCAAGCTGTATGGACAAGCAAACACGTTTGTAAGGGTTCTGAAAGTAGATGAAGATTATACGTACGATGAAAAAACAAAAGCCGTACAGTTAACAGACGAAGGTGTGAATAAAGCGGAACGCGCGTTCAATATTGACAACCTTTATGATCAACAACACGTTTCTTTAAATCATCACATTAATCAGTCATTAAAAGCTCATGTGGCGATGCATCGTGATGCGGATTACGTAGTAGAAGATGGCGAAGTTGTCATTGTTGACCAATTTACAGGTCGTTTAATGAAAGGTCGTCGCTATAGCGATGGTCTTCACCAAGCATTAGAAGCAAAAGAGAATTTGCAAGTACAAAAAGAAAGCATTACGCTTGCGTCCATTACATTCCAGAACTATTTTAGAATGTACCAAAAGCTTGCAGGTATGACTGGTACAGCTAAAACGGAAGAGGAAGAATTCCGTAATATTTACGGCATGGACGTAATGGTCATTCCAACAAATAAAGATGTAGCTCGTGATGATCGGTCTGATTTGATTTACAAATCGATGCAGGCGAAGTTTAATGCGGTTGTTAATGAAATTGCTGAATTACACAAAAAAGGACAGCCTGTACTAGTTGGTACGGTGAACGTTGATACAAGTGAAATTGTTTCAAAGATGTTAACAAAGAAACGCATTCCTCACCATGTATTAAATGCGAAAAACCACGAACGTGAAGCAGAAATCATTGAGAATGCAGGGCACAAAGGTGCTGTAACAATTGCAACAAATATGGCTGGTCGTGGAACGGATATTAAATTAGGGCCAGGTGTAAAAGATCTAGGTGGCTTACACGTATTAGGAACAGAGCGACACGAATCACGTCGAATTGATAACCAGCTTCGAGGCCGTTCAGGTCGTCAAGGAGATGTAGGCTCTTCGCAATTCTATCTGTCAATGGAAGACGAATTGATGAGACGGTTTGGTTCAGATAATATGCGTAATATGATGGAACGGCTTGGAATGGAAGAAGATCAACCAATTGAATCAAAGCTTGTTTCCCGAGCGGTAGAAACTGCGCAAAAGCGAGTTGAAGGAAATAACTATGATGCACGAAAACAAATTTTGCAGTTTGACGATGTGATGCGAGAACAACGTGAAATTATTTACAAGCAGCGTATGGAAGTATTGGAATCGGAAAACTTACAGTCAATTGTGAAAAACATGTTAAAAGCAACGATCACTCATGTTGTTCAAACGCACACGCCAGATTCACTCGTACAAGAAGAATGGGATTTAACTGCTATTGTGACGTATATTAATGGACAATTGTTAAGTGAAGGTGCGTTAACTGAAAAAGAAATCACTGGACTTGAACAAGAAGAAGTTATTGAACTTGTAACGGAAAGAGTACTTGCTGCTTATCACGAAAAAGAGTCTGAGGTTTCACCTGAACAAATGCGTGAATTTGAGAAAGTAATTATGTTGAGAACGGTTGATCGTAAGTGGATGAACCACATTGACCAAATGGATCAGCTTCGTCAAGGTATTCATTTGCGCGCATATGGCCAAAATGATCCTTTGCGTGAATATCGATTTGAAGGGTTTAATATGTTCGAGGCAATGATTGTTGAGATTGAAGAAGAAGTATCGATGTATGTGATGAAAGCGGAAGTACAACAAAACTTACAACGACAAGAAGTCGCTCAAGGTAAGGCCGTTCAACCATCAGTAAACAATGAGCAAAAGCAAGCTAAAAAGAAACCAGTTCGTAAAGGTGAAGACATTGGACGAAATGACCCTTGTGTTTGCGGAAGCGGCAAGAAATACAAAAACTGCTGTGGGGCAAATGGCTAA
- a CDS encoding c-type cytochrome yields the protein MKVVRCILFCFILLAACHPEVDDSKQNDVIDEEDIIFSDDGYQIYKENSCINCHGDQLQGASGPSLLDIDLTADEIEAIIVNGVGFMPPQDLDEEDRRALVEWLSAR from the coding sequence TTGAAAGTTGTACGCTGTATTCTTTTTTGCTTTATCTTATTAGCTGCTTGTCATCCGGAAGTAGACGACTCGAAGCAAAACGATGTCATAGATGAAGAGGACATCATTTTTAGCGACGATGGATACCAGATATATAAAGAAAATAGCTGTATAAACTGTCATGGCGATCAGTTACAAGGTGCATCAGGTCCGTCACTTTTAGACATTGACCTAACTGCTGATGAAATAGAAGCCATTATCGTAAATGGGGTAGGGTTTATGCCGCCTCAAGATTTGGATGAAGAAGATCGTAGAGCGCTAGTGGAATGGTTAAGTGCACGCTAG